A genomic stretch from Numida meleagris isolate 19003 breed g44 Domestic line chromosome 2, NumMel1.0, whole genome shotgun sequence includes:
- the ID4 gene encoding DNA-binding protein inhibitor ID-4 isoform X3: protein MKAVSPVRHPGRRAQPAGAGGGGGGHPALRCLADHSGCKGGDEPAALCLQCDMNDCYSRLRRLVPTIPPNKRVSKVEILQHVIDYILDLQLALETHPALLRQPPPALHPGGCPAGTPRTPLTALNTDPKVLGMLHFFHQV, encoded by the coding sequence ATGAAAGCCGTGAGCCCCGTCCGGCATCCTGGGCGCAGGGCGCAGCCCgccggggcgggcggcggcggcggggggcaTCCGGCGCTGCGGTGCCTGGCCGATCACAGCGGCTGCAAAGGGGGCGATGAGCCGGCGGCCCTGTGCCTGCAGTGCGATATGAATGACTGTTACAGCCGGCTGAGGAGGCTGGTGCCCACCATCCCGCCCAACAAGCGGGTCAGCAAAGTGGAGATCCTGCAGCACGTCATCGACTATATCCTCGACCTGCAGCTGGCTCTGGAGACGCACCCGGCGCTGCTCCGGCAGCCGCCGCCCGCCCTGCACCCGGGCGGTTGTCCCGCGGGCACCCCGCGCACCCCGCTGACGGCCCTCAACACCGACCCG
- the ID4 gene encoding DNA-binding protein inhibitor ID-4 isoform X4 — MKAVSPVRHPGRRAQPAGAGGGGGGHPALRCLADHSGCKGGDEPAALCLQCDMNDCYSRLRRLVPTIPPNKRVSKVEILQHVIDYILDLQLALETHPALLRQPPPALHPGGCPAGTPRTPLTALNTDPVRGWLC; from the exons ATGAAAGCCGTGAGCCCCGTCCGGCATCCTGGGCGCAGGGCGCAGCCCgccggggcgggcggcggcggcggggggcaTCCGGCGCTGCGGTGCCTGGCCGATCACAGCGGCTGCAAAGGGGGCGATGAGCCGGCGGCCCTGTGCCTGCAGTGCGATATGAATGACTGTTACAGCCGGCTGAGGAGGCTGGTGCCCACCATCCCGCCCAACAAGCGGGTCAGCAAAGTGGAGATCCTGCAGCACGTCATCGACTATATCCTCGACCTGCAGCTGGCTCTGGAGACGCACCCGGCGCTGCTCCGGCAGCCGCCGCCCGCCCTGCACCCGGGCGGTTGTCCCGCGGGCACCCCGCGCACCCCGCTGACGGCCCTCAACACCGACCCGGTAAGAG GCTGGCTCTGTTAA
- the ID4 gene encoding DNA-binding protein inhibitor ID-4 isoform X2: MKAVSPVRHPGRRAQPAGAGGGGGGHPALRCLADHSGCKGGDEPAALCLQCDMNDCYSRLRRLVPTIPPNKRVSKVEILQHVIDYILDLQLALETHPALLRQPPPALHPGGCPAGTPRTPLTALNTDPAGSVNKPGDSILCR, encoded by the exons ATGAAAGCCGTGAGCCCCGTCCGGCATCCTGGGCGCAGGGCGCAGCCCgccggggcgggcggcggcggcggggggcaTCCGGCGCTGCGGTGCCTGGCCGATCACAGCGGCTGCAAAGGGGGCGATGAGCCGGCGGCCCTGTGCCTGCAGTGCGATATGAATGACTGTTACAGCCGGCTGAGGAGGCTGGTGCCCACCATCCCGCCCAACAAGCGGGTCAGCAAAGTGGAGATCCTGCAGCACGTCATCGACTATATCCTCGACCTGCAGCTGGCTCTGGAGACGCACCCGGCGCTGCTCCGGCAGCCGCCGCCCGCCCTGCACCCGGGCGGTTGTCCCGCGGGCACCCCGCGCACCCCGCTGACGGCCCTCAACACCGACCCG GCTGGCTCTGTTAACAAGCCGGGGGACAGCATCCTCTGCCGCTGA